The genomic segment ACAATTTATAGCAACTTGTGAAGCTCACGCGGTTCCTGACAGCGAAATCGATTTTTCCGATATTCCGGAACTAACCGATGAACAAATAGCACAAATGAAACCCAGCCATCTTGTCAATAAAAATATGTGGAAACCCCAAAAAAAAGTGTTAAGCATTAGAATTGATGCGGATCTACTGGAGTCACTCAAAGCAAGCGGTAAAGGATGGCAAACGAGATTAAACGACTGGATTAGAAACGGCGTCAGTTCTCATTATTTTTAATTATAAATTATAAATTATCCTGCCGGTATTCCCGCGGAGAATATCCGAATGTATTCTTAAAAGCGGAGGAAAACTTATTCGGGTTTTCGTATCCAATTAGGGAGGCAATTTCCGTAATCGATTTTTCTGTAGTGTGTAATAGCTGCGCCGCTTTTTGCATTTTGTATTCTTTTTGAAAAGCATAAATCGGTTTTCCATATACCGCCTTAAAACAGTCTTTCATTACCGTTAAACCGATGCCGTATTTTTGCGACAAATCTTTTAACCGCGGATTTTCGCTCCAGTGTTC from the Treponema medium genome contains:
- a CDS encoding BrnA antitoxin family protein, yielding MTDLEQFIATCEAHAVPDSEIDFSDIPELTDEQIAQMKPSHLVNKNMWKPQKKVLSIRIDADLLESLKASGKGWQTRLNDWIRNGVSSHYF